The genomic DNA GGCCGATAGGCAGGTCAACGCAAGGACCTATTTCAAGGCAGGGACCGGAACATGGCAGGTATCGCAGCAATCACCATCAACAACGTTTCGGCGCAGGCCGCCGGCAGTGCTGAAACGGTAAAAAGCGAAGACGCTCAGAAGAGTGAAGCGTCAGCCGCGTCGTCAGAAACGGCGAAGGCTCAGGGTGGCGGCGGTGCGCAAGGTGCGCAGCAAAGCGATGAGAGCTCGGAGCCTGCGCACATCAAGCAATTGCGCGAGATGATCAAGCAGCTGCAAAAGCAGTTGGCCGAAGAGCAGAAGCAACTGGCCAACCTGATGGCGCAGAAAATGGAAGAGACAGCCAAGACCGCTGCCGTGAGTGCCAGGCAGGCGAGCATTACCACGCTCAATGGCCAGATCATGACCGCTACGTCGCAGCTGCTCGAAGCGTTGCAGGAGACGGGTGGCAGCACTGCCGGTACGGTCGTCAGCACTCAGGCCTGAGCCTATGTGAACCGGCCCGCCTGCGGATAACGCCGCAAACGGGCCAGCCCTTTGAGGCGTTACTCTGCGGCCAGGCGGCTCTTGTTCTGCCGGTCCGACTTGTACTGCATCGCCACTGCCGGTGCCGGCTTGGCTGTGCCGGTCTCCAGCCACTGGCGCATGCGGCTTGCATCGGCAAAGTGGGTGTACTTGCCGAACGCATCGAGGATCACCATGGCCACCGGGCGGTTGTCCATGCGCGTCAGCAGCACCAGGCAATGCCCGGCCTCATTGGTGAAGCCGGTCTTGGTCAGCTTGATGTCCCAGTTGCTCTTGTTGACCAGGTGGTCGGTATTGCGAAAGCCCAGTGTGTAGTTGGGTTTGCGGAAGGCCACGGTTTTTTCGCGGGTGGTCGACAGCTCGCTGAGCATCGGGTATTTGCGCGACGCCATCAGCAGCTTGGCCAGGTCGCGTGCGCTGGAGACGTTCTGCGTCGACAGGCCGGTCGGCTCGACATAGCGGGTGTGCGCCATGCCCAGGCTGCGGGCTTTGGCGTTCATTGCCTTGATGAAAGCCGGGTAGCCCCCTGGATAGTGGTTGGCCAGGGAGGTGGCGGCGCGGTTTTCTGACGACATCAGGGTAATGAGCAGGGTTTCGCGGCGGTTGAGTTGGCTGCCCAGGCGCACGCGCGAGTACACCCCTTTCATGTCCGGGTTGTTGGCGATGGTCATGGTGAGCATCTCATCCATGGGCAGCTTGGCGTCCAGCACCACCATCGCGGTCATCAGTTTGGTCACCGAGGCAATCGGCACCACGCGGTCGGCGTGGCTCGAATACAGCTCCTTGTTGGTATTGAGGTCGATCAGCAGGGCGCTGCCGGAAGCCAGATGCAGCTTTGAAGGGTCGCGTTGAATCTGGGCTGGGGGTTGTGCAGCAGCGGTCGACGGTAGGGTCGCGGTACCTGTGAGCAACAGCAGCAGGCTGAGGATGGACAGGGATGTTTTCACGTTCAGGCTCACTAAAAGTTGGTATGTCGTTGGCTGTGCAAGGGTTTCCCCCAAAAACCGCTCGCATTCTGGAGTATGGCTCAGCGGCTGTCGAATGCTCGTGGAGCTACCCGGTCGAAATGAAAAAACCTTCATGCTGTAACGGTTATTCTCCCTCCGTTCGTCGGTTTCGCGCTGGCACAAAAAGACCCGCCAAAAGGCGGGCCAGAACAGGGCAAAGAGCAACGCACAACACGTTCGTTTTCAAGCGAGCAGACAATCGTCCTTCAGTCGGTCGGCAAGGGCCTGGGCTGATGCACGGGTGGCCAACGGTCCGCTCACCGCTTCACCGTTACGCACCAGGTACCAGCATGCCAGCAGGCCTTGCTCACGCAGGGTAGAGGGAACGGCGCTGCCGACGACGGACATGATCTGGATAGTGGCCATGTGGACCTCCTGTAAAACATGCCCCTACCTTACGCAGTGGCCAGCTCGGTTTGAAATCGACTCGCTCAATAGTGCTCATCAGCTTTATCAACTGTTCACTACTATGGCTCTAGCCACTGTCAGCTGAGTGCAGGGAAACGGTAAAGGTTGTGTAAGGGGCGATGAACGGGTGGGTCTGTTACGCTGAACAAACGTTTCAGTTACGAACAAGGAGCAGGTTATGACGGCAACTCCCAGCAGGGACACCGTGCTGTGCATTTCCCTGGCCGGCCGGCCAGGTCACTTTGGCGTTCGCTTTCATAACCACCTGTACCGGCAGTTGGGCCTGGACTACTACTACAAGGCGATGAGCACCGATGACTTGCCGGCCGCTGTGGCGGGTATCCGCGCGCTGGGCATCCGCGGCTGTGGTGTTTCCATGCCCTACAAGGAGGCCTGCATGGCCTTGGTCGATGAGGTTGACCCGTCAGCGGCAGCCATCGAGTCGGTCAACACCGTGGTCAACACGGCAGGTCATCTGAAAGCCTACAACACCGACTACCTGGCAGTGCGGCAGCTGCTCGAGCAGCATCGTGTCGACCCGTCTACAGCCTTTGCCCTGCGCGGCAGTGGTGGCATGGCCAAGGCGGTTGCCAGTGCTCTGCGCGATGCCGGGTTCAAGGAGGGCATCATCGTCGCCCGCAACGAGCAGGCGGGGCGGCAGTTGGCCGACGTTTGTGGCTATCGCTGGGTCGCTGAGCTGGGTGACCGGTGCCCGCCGATGCTGGTGAATGTGACGCCGATCGGCATGGCGGGCGGGCAAGAGGCCCACGAGCTGGCGTTCAGCGAGAACGCCATTGCTGCGGCGCAGCGGGTCTTCGATGTGGTGGCTATGCCGGCGCAGACGCCCTTGATCCGCCGGGCGCAGGCGCTCGGCAAGCCGGTGATTACCGGTTTGGAGGTGATCGCGTTGCAAGCACTGGAGCAGTTCGTACTGTACACCGGCGTGCGACCTACCCGGGAGCAGGTCGAGGCTGCAGTGGCATACGCCCGGGACGTCTAGCTCTTCTTCTGCGGCCTCCTCGCGGGCAACCCGGCGAGGAGGCCGTCGATGCCCAAGGTCAGAACGCCTTGTGCCCCTTGTCCAACTGCTCGTCCACCAAGGCCCGGCCATGGGCCAGCGACACATGCTGAGCATTCTCAAGGTTAGAGAAGAACTTCATCGGCATGGATAAACGCTTGCTGGTATGGCCTTGCGGATCGGTGATCAGGCACCCCGCAGAATAGGGCAGAGGGGAGTCGGGGTGAGGCATCACACTGGCGGTGATGGTGTGGTCGCGGTATTCACAGTGAAGAGATTGCATCGTCCTTACCTCGCTGTGGCTAGTGAAGCTGTTACTTCCATATACCACAGCGAGGGGCCGGGAGTTCCCGGCCTGACGAGCGCAAGCCGACGAGGCTCACACTTTCGGATCAGCCCTTGAGCTCAGAGGGCTGAATCACTTCGACCCAGTAACCGTCCGGGTCTTTGACGAAGGCCAGATGGTTCATGCGGCCGTCTGCCAGGCGTTTCTGGAACGGCACGTTCAGCTCTTCGAAGCGGGCGCAGGCAACACGCACGTCCGGTACCGAAATGCAGATGTGGCCGAAACCACGTGGGTCGGTGTTGCCGTTGTGATAGGCGAACGCCGGGTCGTTTTCAGTACCGTGGTTGTGGGTCAGCTCAAGCACGCCGGGGATCGATTTCATCCACTGATGGCGCTCGGCGTCGTCGGCCGGAATCTGCGCCGGGTCGACCAAGGCCAGGAAGTACAGGCTGAATTCCGCTTCCGGGAAGTCGCGCTTGTCGACCACTCGAAAGCCCAAGACACGGGTGTAGAAGTCCAGCGACTTCTCGATGTCCTTGACCCGCAGCATGGTGTGGTTGAAAACGAATTGAGCAGTGGCGGCGTCGGGCTGTGCGGTGACGCCAGGCAGGTTTTGCAGATCGTGCAGGCTCATGGGTACTCCAGAGACGAGGCTGGCACCGGGGCCAGCGGAACAGACAGGAGGGCCATGATACGGCAGTGAACCGATTGCGCAAATGAAAGCGCCCTGCACGAGTGCAGGGCGCTGGAAATAGAGGCCCGCGTGTGCGGGCGCGTGATGGGGTCGCTAGTCCTTTAGCTGTCTCGATATTGAGCCAGCCCTTGTGAAAAAAGTGTGAAGCAAGCGTTGACGTTTCATCAGCGCAGCCAACTTTCCACCGTGCCGGCCCCGTACTGTTCTTTCCACGCCTTCAGCCCGCGGTGGTTACCACCTTTGGTCTCGATCAGCTCGCCGGTGTGCGGGTTTTCATACACTTTCACCACGCGCGGACGACGTTGTTGCTTTGGCGCACTGGTCGCGCCCCGAGTGACGGCCTTGGGGTCGAGGATGGCGATGATGTCGCGCAGACTTTTGTCATAGCTTTTCATCAGGCCGACTAGTTTCTGCTCGAATTCGATTTCACGTTTTAGGCCGGCATCCTTTTTTAGCGCCTCCAGTTGAGCCATCTGTTCCTGGAGCGCTTTTTCGGCAGCACGAAACTCTGCAAGTCTGGACACTGTAATCACTCCTGTACGTCATCTGTGGCGGGGCGTGACGAACATTGAAGAGAAATAACGCCGGCCACGCGGGGGGGTTAAACTGTTCGCTGGTATCGAGTGTAGACACTTGTGGCAATTGGGTAAACCGCAAACTTTTCCAATTAAGAAGGGAACTTTACAAGTGTTTCGGGCGGTAATTTCGATGCGTGACAGGTAGTCAGTGCGGCGTTTTTAGACCATGGTCCAATGGTGCGGGCTAGCGCCTTTGCGCAATCATTTTCAATGATGGTCGGAGATTGTTCGGCCGGGTCTTGTCTGCGCCGCGTGCGTTCGCCGTGCATTGTTTTCTGCCTTTCTCCGGATGTTCCCTCGCATGTTTGCCCCTTTTCCTCTCGCCCCTGGGCGCCGAGTTGCCGGCCTGTTGCTGATGTGTGCCGGTGTGCACGCCCAGGCCGCCGGTTTTCTTGAAGACAGCCGTGCCAAGGTCGAAGCACGCACAGTTTATTTCAACCGGGATTTTCGTGACGGCCACAGCACTTCCAGCCAAGGTGCGTCCAAGCGGGAAGAGTGGGCACAAGGCTTCATTCTCAACGTGCAGTCGGGTTATACCCAAGGCCCGGTAGGCCTCGGTGTGGATGCATTGGGCATGTTCGGTGTCAAGCTGGACTCCAGCCCGGCGGACAGTAACAGCGGTTTGTTGCCTTCTTCTGGTCATGACCCCAGGCACGCTGCTGACCAATACGCGAAGATGGGCCTGGCCGCCAAGGTCAAGGTGTCCAATACCGTGTTCAAATACGGCTCGATGATGCCGGATGTTCCGTTGTTGAAATACAACGATGGGCGCCTGTTGCCGACGATGTTTCACGGCGCCATGCTCACTTCAGAAGAAGTGCGCGACCTGAAGTTCACGCTGGCCCGCCTGAACAAATACACCGCCCGCGATTCCACCGACCGCCAGGACATTCGCGTGCATTGCAAGAACAAGCGCTATGCCTGTGATACCCAAGCCGACCACTTCGACCTGGCAGGGCTGGATTACCGGTTCAATGATCGGTTCAGTGCTCAATACCAAATGGCCAAGCTGGAAAACATCTACCGTCAGCACTTTCTGGGCCTGGCCGCCAGCCAGCCGCTTGCAGTCGGCAGCCTGTCGGCCGACCTGCGGCTGATCAAGAGCGATGACATCGGTAACGCCCGAGCAGGCCAAATCGACCATCGCGCCTTCAGTGGCATGCTCGGTTATAGCCTGGGCGGCCACAAGGTCAGTGCAGGCTGGCAGCGCATGTATGGCGAAAACGCCATGCCGTACCTCGATGGCAGCAACCCGTACCTGGTCAACTATGCGCAAGTCAATGACTTTGCCGCCGCGCAGGAGCGCTCATGGCAGTTGCGTTACGACTACGACTTCAAGGCCCTGGGCGTGCCGGGCCTGACGTTCTTTACCCGCTACATCAATGGCGACCACATCAAGGTCCCGGGCAGTAACGTCCAAGGCAAGGAATGGGAACGCGACACCGAGCTCAAATACCAGGTACAGAGCGGTACCTTCAAAGATGTCAGCGTGCGACTGCGCAATTCTACCTACCGCAGCAACTACGAAAAGTGGGCGCGCGACATGGACGAAACTCGCGTCATCGTCAGCTACACCTTCTCGATCTTCTGAGTGCGCTTTGCCAAACACCGGCGGTCGGCCGACAATGGCTGCCGGTTTTTGTTCAGGGCGAAGCCATGAGAGACCTGTTGTTGATCGGTATCGGCCCAGGCGACCCGCGCCAGGTGACCTACGAGGCCGTCGATGCTCTGCGTCGCGCTACCGTCTTCTTCGTAATTGACAAAGGCTCGGACAAAGACGAGCTGATTAGTCTGCGCAAGGCCATTGTTGAACGCTACAGGCCGCAGGGCGGCTACCGCTTGGTACAGGTTGCCGATCCGCGACGCGACGCTGAAGCGGCCGACTATGTGACTGCGGTCCAGGACTGGCACCGCCAGCGCGCGGCGCTGTATGCCCGGCTGATAGCCGACGAAATGAGCAGTGATGACATCGGCGCCTTTTTGCTGTGGGGCGAGCCTGGCTTGTATGACAGTACCCTGCGCATTCTGCAGTTGGTTCGTGAGCGTGGTGTGCCACTGCGCCTGCAGGTCATCCCAGGCATCAGCAGTGTGCAGGCGCTGGCGGCGCGGCATCAGGTGCCGCTGAACCGTATAGGCGAGCCATTGGTGGTTTTACCGGGGCGGCGCCTGGCGCAACAAGGGCAGATCGACAATGTGGTGGTGATGCTCGACGGGCAATGCGCATTTGCCCGGATCGACGACCCTGGGTTGGTGATCTATTGGGGGGCTTACCTGGGAACGGAGGACGAAGTGCTGATCGCCGGGCCTTTGCAGGCGGTGAAGGGGCGGATTCTACAGGTGCGCGAAGAGGCGAGGAGGCGCAAGGGGTGGATCATGGATACTTACCTGCTGCGGCGCGAGTCATGGACTTGAGCCGGCCTCTTCACGGGTAAAACCGCGAAGAGGCGCCACCGATGTCACGGCGTACCCAAAATCCCCACCACTTTATCGCGCAACTGCTCGATGCTGAACGGCTTGCCAATCATGTGCATCCCTTCGGGCACATCGAGGCTTTCGGCGTAGCCGCTGGCAAACAGCACTGGCAGCGCTGGCCGGATGGCACGGGCCTGTTTCGCCAGTTCTTCGCCGCGCATGTCCGGCAGGCCTACATCGGTCATCAGCAGGGCCAGCGCCTTGCCTGGGTCT from Pseudomonas putida includes the following:
- a CDS encoding histone-like nucleoid-structuring protein, MvaT/MvaU family — protein: MSRLAEFRAAEKALQEQMAQLEALKKDAGLKREIEFEQKLVGLMKSYDKSLRDIIAILDPKAVTRGATSAPKQQRRPRVVKVYENPHTGELIETKGGNHRGLKAWKEQYGAGTVESWLR
- a CDS encoding OprD family porin, coding for MFAPFPLAPGRRVAGLLLMCAGVHAQAAGFLEDSRAKVEARTVYFNRDFRDGHSTSSQGASKREEWAQGFILNVQSGYTQGPVGLGVDALGMFGVKLDSSPADSNSGLLPSSGHDPRHAADQYAKMGLAAKVKVSNTVFKYGSMMPDVPLLKYNDGRLLPTMFHGAMLTSEEVRDLKFTLARLNKYTARDSTDRQDIRVHCKNKRYACDTQADHFDLAGLDYRFNDRFSAQYQMAKLENIYRQHFLGLAASQPLAVGSLSADLRLIKSDDIGNARAGQIDHRAFSGMLGYSLGGHKVSAGWQRMYGENAMPYLDGSNPYLVNYAQVNDFAAAQERSWQLRYDYDFKALGVPGLTFFTRYINGDHIKVPGSNVQGKEWERDTELKYQVQSGTFKDVSVRLRNSTYRSNYEKWARDMDETRVIVSYTFSIF
- the gloA gene encoding lactoylglutathione lyase, whose product is MSLHDLQNLPGVTAQPDAATAQFVFNHTMLRVKDIEKSLDFYTRVLGFRVVDKRDFPEAEFSLYFLALVDPAQIPADDAERHQWMKSIPGVLELTHNHGTENDPAFAYHNGNTDPRGFGHICISVPDVRVACARFEELNVPFQKRLADGRMNHLAFVKDPDGYWVEVIQPSELKG
- the pbpG gene encoding D-alanyl-D-alanine endopeptidase; protein product: MKTSLSILSLLLLLTGTATLPSTAAAQPPAQIQRDPSKLHLASGSALLIDLNTNKELYSSHADRVVPIASVTKLMTAMVVLDAKLPMDEMLTMTIANNPDMKGVYSRVRLGSQLNRRETLLITLMSSENRAATSLANHYPGGYPAFIKAMNAKARSLGMAHTRYVEPTGLSTQNVSSARDLAKLLMASRKYPMLSELSTTREKTVAFRKPNYTLGFRNTDHLVNKSNWDIKLTKTGFTNEAGHCLVLLTRMDNRPVAMVILDAFGKYTHFADASRMRQWLETGTAKPAPAVAMQYKSDRQNKSRLAAE
- a CDS encoding shikimate 5-dehydrogenase, giving the protein MTATPSRDTVLCISLAGRPGHFGVRFHNHLYRQLGLDYYYKAMSTDDLPAAVAGIRALGIRGCGVSMPYKEACMALVDEVDPSAAAIESVNTVVNTAGHLKAYNTDYLAVRQLLEQHRVDPSTAFALRGSGGMAKAVASALRDAGFKEGIIVARNEQAGRQLADVCGYRWVAELGDRCPPMLVNVTPIGMAGGQEAHELAFSENAIAAAQRVFDVVAMPAQTPLIRRAQALGKPVITGLEVIALQALEQFVLYTGVRPTREQVEAAVAYARDV
- a CDS encoding response regulator; this encodes MHLLVVEDDDIVRMLMVDVLDELGYETLEADCASAALKILQDPGKALALLMTDVGLPDMRGEELAKQARAIRPALPVLFASGYAESLDVPEGMHMIGKPFSIEQLRDKVVGILGTP
- the cobF gene encoding precorrin-6A synthase (deacetylating), whose amino-acid sequence is MRDLLLIGIGPGDPRQVTYEAVDALRRATVFFVIDKGSDKDELISLRKAIVERYRPQGGYRLVQVADPRRDAEAADYVTAVQDWHRQRAALYARLIADEMSSDDIGAFLLWGEPGLYDSTLRILQLVRERGVPLRLQVIPGISSVQALAARHQVPLNRIGEPLVVLPGRRLAQQGQIDNVVVMLDGQCAFARIDDPGLVIYWGAYLGTEDEVLIAGPLQAVKGRILQVREEARRRKGWIMDTYLLRRESWT